A window from Melopsittacus undulatus isolate bMelUnd1 chromosome Z, bMelUnd1.mat.Z, whole genome shotgun sequence encodes these proteins:
- the LOC101870345 gene encoding purine nucleoside phosphorylase, whose translation MAYAEEDRNSYEMCKETADWLRTHTAQCPKTAIICGSGLGGLADVLDNKTVFLYEDIPHFPRSTVAGHLGRLVFGELNGQPCVCMQGRFHYYEGYSVSMVTFPIRVLFLLGVEILIVTNAAGGLNPSFQVGDIMFIRDHISMFGLGGQNPLRGPNDERFGVRFPCMSGAYEHDLLVMAMESAQELGFVSFTQEGVYCQLAGPSYETIAECRVLQALGADAVGMSTIPEVIVARHCGLRILGISLITNKVVMSYNSQEKANHEEVLRISMVRAEVLQKLVTRLLGKLGESTNPL comes from the exons atgGCCTATGCTGAGGAAGACAG AAATAGCTACGAGATGTGTAAGGAAACAGCAGATTGGTTGCGTACCCACACTGCCCAGTGCCCAAAGACTGCCATCATCTGTGGATCTGGACTGGGAGGCCTGGCTGATGTGTTGGATAACAAGACAGTCTTTCTGTATGAGGACATCCCTCACTTCCCACGGAGCACAG TTGCAGGGCATCTTGGCAGATTGGTATTTGGGGAGCTGAATGGACAGCCCTGTGTGTGTATGCAGGGACGTTTCCACTATTATGAAGGGTACTCTGTCAGCATG GTGACTTTTCCCATCAGGGTCTTGTTTCTCCTTGGGGTGGAGATCTTGATTGTCACAAATGCTGCTGGGGGACTGAATCCCAGCTTCCAAGTGGGGGATATCATGTTCATTAGAGATCACATCAGCATGTTTGGCTTGGGAGGGCAGAATCCACTTCGTGGGCCAAACGATGAGAG GTTTGGAGTGAGATTTCCCTGCATGTCAGGTGCTTATGAACATGACCTGCTTGTCATGGCAATGGAGAGTGCTCAGGAGCTGGGCTTTGTGAGCTTCACCCAAGAAGGAGTGTACTGCCAGCTGGCTGGTCCCTCCTATGAAACCATTGCTGAGTGCCgtgtgctgcaggcactgggagcagatgCTGTAG GCATGAGCACCATCCCAGAAGTAATTGTAGCCAGGCACTGTGGCCTCCGCATTCTTGGGATCTCCCTCATCACAAACAAAGTGGTGATGAGCTACAACAGTCAAGAGAAAGCCAACCATGAGGAAGTGCTGCGCATCTCAATGGTCCGGGCTGAAGTCTTGCAGAAACTGGTCACACGCCTCCTTGGCAAACTGGGGGAAAGCACAAACCCTTTGTGA